In Prescottella soli, a genomic segment contains:
- a CDS encoding type II secretion system F family protein, translating into MTAVLLCLSTAIVLVPARGARTRLRATGAASTAPGGAVSRVRAWVVRRGLSPFDLVVLACVPLAAVGMVGPAIATAVAALTAGRRHRRRRESERRECERRGVLAGLDVVIGELRVGAHPAVACETAATECDGAAAEAFRCAAARARLGGSAASGLAAGDGVVADDLHRIARAWAVAETHGLALAELLQAARADLVGRTRFRTRAEAGLAGARATAAVLAGLPVLGVGLGQLMGAAPVRILLGGGLGAVLLVVGAVLVAAGLLWTDRITARVVQ; encoded by the coding sequence ATGACCGCCGTCCTGCTCTGCCTGTCCACGGCGATCGTGCTGGTGCCCGCCCGGGGTGCGCGCACGCGACTGCGGGCGACCGGCGCGGCGTCGACGGCCCCGGGCGGGGCGGTTTCCCGCGTCCGGGCGTGGGTGGTGCGCCGCGGGCTGTCGCCGTTCGACCTCGTGGTCCTCGCGTGCGTGCCGCTCGCGGCCGTCGGGATGGTGGGACCGGCCATCGCGACCGCGGTCGCGGCACTCACCGCGGGCCGGCGCCATCGCCGACGGCGGGAGTCGGAGCGTCGGGAGTGTGAACGTCGCGGTGTGCTCGCCGGGCTCGACGTCGTGATCGGGGAACTCCGCGTGGGCGCGCACCCGGCGGTTGCCTGCGAGACCGCGGCGACCGAGTGCGACGGGGCCGCCGCCGAGGCGTTCCGGTGCGCGGCCGCCCGCGCCCGCCTCGGCGGTTCGGCGGCGAGCGGCCTCGCGGCCGGTGACGGTGTCGTCGCCGACGACCTGCACAGGATCGCCCGCGCCTGGGCGGTGGCCGAGACACACGGACTGGCGCTCGCCGAGTTGCTACAGGCGGCACGCGCCGACCTGGTGGGCCGCACCCGATTCCGCACCCGGGCGGAGGCCGGCCTGGCCGGTGCGCGGGCGACGGCGGCCGTCCTGGCGGGGCTCCCGGTCCTCGGGGTCGGCCTGGGGCAGCTCATGGGTGCCGCACCTGTCCGGATCCTCCTCGGTGGCGGTCTCGGTGCGGTGCTGCTGGTCGTCGGCGCGGTACTGGTCGCGGCGGGACTGCTGTGGACCGACCGGATCACCGCCCGGGTGGTGCAGTGA